One window of the Methylovirgula sp. HY1 genome contains the following:
- the purQ gene encoding phosphoribosylformylglycinamidine synthase subunit PurQ, whose product MRAAVIIFPGSNREGDAARALTEIAGVKPALVWHADHELPAGTDLVVLPGGFSYGDYLRCGAIAGRAPIMEAVHAHAARGGLVLGICNGFQILCESGLLPGVLMRNRDLKFICRMQHLRVERTDTVFTSHYQPHQVIKVAIAHGEGNYEVDSDTLARLEGEGRVAFRYCDANGIVGGDANPNGSVNDIAGIYSEKRNVLGLMPHPENLIDPLVGGTDGRGMFKSLALAG is encoded by the coding sequence GTGCGCGCTGCCGTCATCATTTTTCCGGGCTCGAATCGTGAAGGCGATGCCGCGCGCGCCTTGACGGAAATCGCGGGCGTGAAGCCGGCGCTCGTCTGGCATGCCGATCATGAACTGCCGGCCGGCACCGATCTCGTCGTGCTGCCGGGCGGCTTTTCCTATGGCGATTATCTGCGCTGTGGCGCGATCGCCGGACGCGCGCCGATCATGGAGGCCGTGCACGCCCATGCGGCCAGAGGCGGGCTCGTGCTCGGCATTTGCAACGGCTTTCAAATTCTTTGCGAAAGCGGTCTTCTGCCCGGTGTCTTGATGCGCAATCGCGATCTCAAGTTCATCTGCCGCATGCAGCATTTGCGCGTCGAGCGCACCGACACGGTCTTCACATCGCATTATCAGCCGCATCAGGTGATCAAGGTCGCGATCGCGCATGGCGAAGGCAATTACGAAGTGGACAGCGATACGCTCGCCAGGCTTGAAGGCGAAGGCCGCGTCGCCTTCCGCTACTGCGATGCGAATGGCATTGTCGGCGGCGACGCCAATCCGAACGGCTCGGTGAACGACATCGCCGGGATCTATTCGGAAAAGCGCAATGTGCTCGGCCTGATGCCGCATCCCGAAAATCTGATCGATCCGCTCGTCGGCGGCACGGATGGGCGCGGCATGTTCAAGAGTCTGGCGCTGGCCGGTTAG
- the purS gene encoding phosphoribosylformylglycinamidine synthase subunit PurS, whose product MKARVIVTLKPGILDPQGKAIEGALKSLDVFGIDSVRQGKIFDVELTIEDRGKAEAALRQACEKLLANLVIENYRIEFP is encoded by the coding sequence TTGAAAGCGCGCGTCATCGTCACTCTGAAGCCGGGGATTCTCGATCCGCAGGGCAAAGCCATCGAAGGTGCTTTGAAGAGCCTCGATGTCTTCGGGATCGACAGCGTCCGCCAGGGCAAAATTTTTGATGTCGAGCTGACGATCGAGGATCGCGGCAAGGCTGAGGCCGCGTTGCGACAGGCTTGCGAAAAGCTCCTCGCCAATCTGGTCATCGAGAATTACCGGATCGAATTTCCATAA
- the purC gene encoding phosphoribosylaminoimidazolesuccinocarboxamide synthase — protein MDHLKPRLIPMNRRRRIYEGKAKVLYEGPEPGTLIQHFKDDATAFNAKKHEVIDGKGVLNNRISEFIFQNLNDIGVPTHFIRRLNMREQLIREVEIVPLEVVVRNVAAGSLSTRLGLEEGTQLPRSIIEFYYKNDQLNDPMVSEEHITAFGWASPQEIDDIMALAIRVNDFLTGLFLGVGIRLVDFKMECGRLWEGDMMRIVVADEISPDSCRLWDIKSNDKLDKDRFRRDMGGLVEAYTEVARRLGILQENETPRASGPKLVEP, from the coding sequence ATGGATCATCTCAAGCCACGGTTAATCCCCATGAACCGCCGCCGGCGCATCTACGAAGGCAAGGCCAAGGTCCTCTATGAGGGGCCTGAACCGGGCACGCTCATTCAACATTTCAAAGACGACGCAACGGCGTTCAACGCCAAGAAACACGAGGTGATCGACGGAAAAGGCGTGCTCAACAACCGCATTTCCGAGTTCATCTTCCAGAATCTGAACGACATAGGCGTTCCGACTCATTTCATTCGTCGGCTCAATATGCGCGAGCAATTGATCCGCGAAGTCGAAATCGTGCCGCTCGAAGTCGTCGTCCGCAACGTCGCGGCAGGGTCGCTTTCCACGCGCCTCGGTCTCGAGGAAGGCACGCAGCTGCCGCGCTCGATCATCGAGTTCTATTATAAGAACGATCAGTTGAACGATCCGATGGTCTCGGAAGAGCACATCACCGCGTTCGGCTGGGCGAGCCCGCAAGAGATCGACGACATCATGGCGCTTGCCATAAGGGTCAATGATTTCCTGACCGGTCTTTTCCTCGGCGTTGGCATCCGTCTTGTCGATTTCAAGATGGAATGCGGCAGGCTGTGGGAAGGCGACATGATGCGGATCGTCGTCGCCGACGAAATCTCCCCCGACTCGTGCCGGCTGTGGGATATCAAATCGAACGACAAGCTCGACAAGGACCGGTTCCGCCGCGACATGGGTGGGCTCGTCGAAGCCTATACGGAAGTGGCGCGTCGCCTCGGCATTTTGCAGGAAAACGAGACGCCGCGGGCATCCGGACCGAAGCTCGTCGAGCCATAA
- a CDS encoding DUF1476 domain-containing protein: MTTFDQREQAYEAKLAHDEELKFKATVRRNKWLGFWAAEKLGMIGEAAADYAADLIATELDEGDGDVIFNKLRGDFDAAHVEITDHQIRREMEELFAKATEEIMTVAAAAKAQGYDHEH, encoded by the coding sequence ATGACCACATTTGACCAGCGCGAACAGGCCTATGAGGCCAAGCTCGCGCATGATGAAGAACTCAAGTTCAAAGCCACCGTCCGCCGCAACAAATGGCTCGGTTTCTGGGCCGCCGAAAAACTCGGCATGATCGGCGAGGCGGCCGCCGATTACGCCGCGGATTTGATCGCCACGGAACTCGACGAAGGCGACGGCGACGTGATTTTCAATAAGCTCCGGGGCGATTTCGATGCCGCGCATGTCGAAATCACCGATCACCAGATCCGCCGCGAAATGGAAGAGCTTTTCGCCAAGGCGACGGAAGAGATCATGACCGTCGCAGCCGCGGCGAAGGCGCAAGGGTACGATCACGAGCATTGA
- a CDS encoding tyrosine recombinase XerC, producing the protein MKPSSRSSPQAPPAAKAAPGLFGIAPATADLAGAARGWLAHLAGERRAARHTLDAYHRDLCQFLAFLQDHLGATPDLAALASLVTADLRSFLAARRQKGTGSRSLLRQLSGLRSFARYLERNHACRITAFSALRSPKQARSLPKALPASAARAILDQGSRAGEERPQWVLARDAAVLGLLYGAGLRISEALSITRADAPIGGCDQISVLGKGGKQRTVPIIAPVQRAIETYLALCPYPLPADGPLFRGAKGGPLSARIIQLAVERLRGALGLPDTATPHALRHSFATHLLSRGGDLRSIQELLGHATLSTTQIYTAVDTKRLTEAYLSAHPRAR; encoded by the coding sequence ATGAAGCCGTCGTCTCGCTCGTCACCTCAAGCGCCGCCCGCCGCCAAAGCTGCGCCCGGCCTGTTTGGCATCGCTCCGGCCACGGCCGACCTCGCTGGTGCGGCGCGAGGCTGGCTTGCTCATCTCGCCGGCGAGCGCCGCGCCGCCCGTCACACCCTCGATGCCTATCATCGCGATCTTTGCCAATTCCTGGCTTTTCTCCAGGACCATTTGGGCGCGACGCCGGATCTCGCGGCGCTCGCCAGCCTCGTCACCGCCGATTTGCGCAGCTTTCTCGCTGCGCGACGCCAGAAGGGGACGGGCAGCCGGTCGCTTTTGCGGCAACTCTCGGGGCTACGCTCCTTCGCCCGCTATCTCGAACGCAATCATGCCTGCCGCATCACGGCGTTCAGCGCGCTGCGCAGCCCGAAGCAGGCGCGCAGCCTGCCGAAGGCGCTGCCCGCTTCCGCCGCTCGCGCCATTCTCGACCAAGGCTCCCGCGCCGGTGAAGAGCGACCGCAATGGGTGCTCGCCCGCGATGCCGCCGTGCTCGGTCTTCTTTATGGCGCCGGCCTGCGCATTTCCGAGGCTCTGTCGATCACCCGCGCCGACGCGCCGATCGGCGGCTGCGACCAGATCAGCGTCCTCGGCAAAGGCGGCAAGCAGCGGACGGTTCCGATCATCGCGCCCGTGCAACGAGCCATCGAAACCTATCTCGCGCTTTGCCCCTATCCTCTGCCGGCCGATGGGCCGCTGTTTCGTGGCGCCAAAGGCGGGCCGCTGTCGGCGCGCATCATCCAGCTCGCCGTCGAGCGGCTGCGCGGCGCGCTCGGCCTGCCCGATACGGCGACACCGCATGCGTTGCGGCATTCCTTTGCCACCCACCTTCTCAGCCGTGGCGGCGATCTGCGCAGCATTCAGGAGCTGTTGGGACACGCAACGCTGTCGACGACGCAAATCTATACGGCGGTGGACACGAAGCGTCTCACCGAAGCCTATTTGTCGGCGCATCCGCGAGCGCGGTGA